GGTGAGCGGATGGAGGGGAGAAGCATGGCCCTACAAGATCCCCGGCAGGTCCAGCCCGTGCTCCCGGGCGCAATCCTTGGCGATCTCGTAGCCCGCGTCGGCGTGGCGCATGACGCCGGTGGCCGGGTCGTTCCACAGCACGCGTTCGATGCGCTTGGCCGCCGCCTCGGTGCCGTCGCAGACGATGACCATGCCCGCATGCTGCGAGAAGCCCATGCCCACGCCGCCGCCGTGGTGCAGCGACACCCAGGTGGCGCCCGAGGCGGTGTTGAGCAGGGCGTTCAGCAGCGGCCAGTCCGACACCGCGTCCGAGCCGTCCATCATCCCTTCGGTCTCGCGGTTGGGCGAGGCGACCGAGCCGCTGTCGAGGTGGTCGCGGCCGATCACGACCGGGGCCTTCAACTCGCCCGAGGCGACCATCTCATTGAACGCCAGGCCCAACCGATGGCGGTCGCCCAGGCCCACCCAGCAGATCCGCGCCGGCAGGCCCTGGAACTTGATCTTCTCGGCGGCCATGTCCAGCCAGTGGTGCAGGTGGGGATTGTCGGGGATCAGCGCCTTGACCTTGGCGTCGGTCTTGCGGATGTCCTCCGGATCGCCCGACAGCGCCGCCCAGCGGAACGGCCCGATGCCCCGGCAGAACAACGGGCGGATATAGGCGGGCACGAAGCCGGGGAAGTCGAAGGCGTTCGCCACGCCTTCCTCCAGCGCCATCTGGCGGATGTTGTTGCCGTAGTCGACGGTCGGCACGCCGGCGGCCTGGAAGTCGAGCATGGCCTGCACGTGCACCGCCATCGCGGCGCGGGCGGCGCGGTTGACGGTTTCCGGCTCGCGCTCCTTGGCGGTCGCCCACTGGTCCAGGCTCCAGCCGGCCGGCAGGTAGCCGTTGATCGGGTCGTGGGCGCTGGTCTGGTCGGTCAGCAGGTCGGGGCGGACGCCGGCGGCGAACATGGCCGGCAGCAGTTCGGCGGCGTTGCCCAGCAGGCCGACCGAGATCGGAGTCCGGTTTCGACAGGATTCCTCGATCCAGGCCAGGGCCTCGTCCAGGCTCTCGGTAGCCTTGTCCAGATAGCCGGTGCGCAGGCGCATTTCGATCCGCGAGGGCTGGCACTCGATGGCCAGGCACGAGGCCCCGGCCATCACGGCCGCCAAGGGCTGGGCCCCGCCCATGCCGCCCAGGCCCGCCGTCAGCAGCCACTTGCCCGAGAGATCCCCGCCATGATGCTGGAGACCCATCTCGACAAAGGTCTCGTAGGTGCCCTGAACGATGCCCTGGGCGCCGATATAGATCCACGAGCCGGCGGTCATCTGGCCGTACATGGCCAGGCCCTTGCGATCCAGCTCGTTGAAGTGTTCCCAAGTCGCCCAGCGCGGCACCAGGTTGGAGTTGGCGATCAGCACGCGCGGCGCGTCGGCATGGGTGCGGAACACGCCGACTGGCTTGCCCGATTGCACCAGCAGGGTCTCGTCGTCTTCCAGGCGACGCAGCGTCTCGACGATCTTGTCGTAGCTCTCCCAGTCGCGGGCGGCGCGGCCGATGCCGCCATAGACCACCAGCTCCTCGGGCCGCTCGGCGACGTCGGGGTGCAGGTTGTTCATCAGCATCCGCAGCGGGGCCTCGGTCAGCCAGGACTTGGCGGTGAGTTCCGTGCCGGTGGCGGGGCGGATGACGCGGGTGTTGTCGAGGCGGGTCATGAGCGGGTCTCGTCAGAGGCTTGTGGGGCCGCCCTCGTCCTTCGACAGGCTCAGGATGAGGGCTACTGGGCGTCATTCGAAACCTCATCCTGAGCTTGTCGAAGGACGAGGTTTCGCTCTGCGGTCAGGTGCTGTTGGCGAAGGCGATGCAGGCCTTGAGGACGTCGGTGAGCGCGGCCTGCAGCGGCGCGGCGCGAGGGGCGTGGAAGGGCGTGGGCCAGGTGTCGGGCGTCAGGACCGTGGGCTCGTCGATATAGCCGCGACAAGCCAGCTCCATCTGGACGGCGTGGACGCCCTGGCCGGGCTGGCCGTAGTGGCGCGTGATCCAGCCGCCCTTGAACCGGCCGTTGGTGACGCGCGACAGGCCGGCGCCGTCGCAGGCGGCTTCGACGGCGCGGGTCAGGGCCGGATCGCAGGCCGCGCCGCTGTTGGTCCCGATGTTGAACTGCGGCAGCTCGCCGTCGAACAGGCGCGGCGCGCGCGAGCGGATCGAGTGGGCGTCGTACAGCACCACCTTGCCGTGGCGCGCGACCAGCCGGTCCAGCTCGGTCTCGAGAGCGGCGTGGTAGGGATCGAAGAACCGGATGCGGCGCCCGGCGATCTCGGCGGCGTCCGGGTCCTGGCCCTCGCGGTACAACGGCTCGCCGTCGAAGGTGTCGACCGGACAAAGGCCCGTGGTCGCCTGGCCGGGATAGAGCGACACGCCCGACGGGTCGCGATTGACGTCGATCACGGTGCGCGACACGCCGGTGCGGACCACCGTGGCGCCGAGGTCGGCGGCGAAAGCGTAGAGTTCGCCAAGCCACCAGTCGGCGTCCTTGCGGGCCAGCCAGGGCGAGACCAGGCGGGCCTCGATGTCGGACGGGATGATCGTGCCGGCGTGCGGGATGCTGACGACCAGCGGGGCGTCGCCGCGGGTGACCGACAGCCAGTCCGTCGGGCTCACGCCTCGACCCCCGGCAGCGCGATCGCCGAGGCCGCCGCGATCACCGCGCCCGAGCGGACCAAGGCGTTGGCCGCCTCCATGTCCGGATGGAAGTGACGGTCGTCGGACAGGTGCGGGACCTGCGTCCGCAACACCCCGCGCACGGCCTCCAGCGCCGCGCTCGACGCCAGCGGCGCGTGGAAGTCGCAGCCCTGCACGGCCGCCAGCAGTTCGATGCCGATCACCGCCTCGGCGGCCTCGACCATGGCCAGCAGGCGCCGCGCGCCGTGGGCGGCCATCGAGACGTGGTCCTCCTGGTTGGCCGAGGTCGGGATCGAGTCGACGCTGGCCGGATAGGCCTTCTGCTTGTTCTCCGAGACCAGGGCGGCGGCCGTGACCTGCGGGATCATGAAGCCGGAGTTCAGGCCCGGCTTGGGGGTCAGGAAGGCCGGCAGGCCCGAGCAGGCCGGGTCGACCAGCATGGCGATGCGGCGCTCGGCGATCGAGCCGATCTCGCAGACGGCCAGGGCGATGATGTCGGCCGCGAAGGCCACGGGTTCGGCGTGGAAGTTGCCGCCCGACAGGGCCTCGTCCGTATCGGGGAAGATCAGCGGATTGTCGGAGACGCCGTTGGCTTCAGTGGCCAGGGTGACGGCGGCCTGGCGCAGGATGTCCAGCGCCGCGCCCATCACCTGGGGCTGGCAGCGCAGGCAGTAGGGGTCCTGGACCCGCTCGTCGGCCTCGCGGTGCGAGTCGCGGATCGCCGAGCCGGCCATCAGGGCGCGCAGGGCGGCGGCGGTCTCGATCTGGCCGGGCTGGCGGCGCAGGACGTGGATGCGCGGATCGAACGGGGTGTCCGAACCCTTGGCCGCCTCGGTGGCCAGGGCGCCGGTGACCAGGGCCGACTGGAACAGGCGCTCGGTGTCGAACAGGGCGGCCAGGGCGTTGGCGGTCGAGAACTGGGTGCCGTTCAGCAGGGCCAGGCCTTCCTTGGGACCCAAGGTCAGCGGGGCGAGACCCGCGTTCGCCAGGGCCTGGACGGCCGGCAGGGGCTGGCCGCCGACGAAGATATCGCCGACGCCGATCATGGTCGCGGCCATGTGCGACAGTGGGGCTAGATCGCCCGAGGCGCCGACCGAGCCCTGGCACGGCACCACGGGCGTCAGGCCCTTCACGAGCATGGCCTCCAGCAGGTCGGTCGTCGCCGGCTTCACGCCCGAAGCGCCCTGCGCCAGGCTGGCCAGCTTCAGGGCCATCATCAGCCTGACGACGGGCACGGGGGAGGGCGCGCCTGTCCCGGCGGCGTGGGAGAGGACGATGTTGCGTTGGAGCGTCTCCAGGTCGGCGTCGCCGATGCGAACGCTGGCCAGTTTTCCGAAGCCGGTATTGATGCCGTAGACCGGCGCGCCTTTGGCCAGGATGCGTTCGACGGCGGCGGCGCTCTCGGCGATCACCGGAGCGGCGTTCTCATGCAGCCGCGCGGGGGCGCCGCGATAGACGGCCTTCCAGTCCGAGAGGCTGACTTCACCGGGGTTCAGAACGACTTCGATCACTTACAGGCCCTTCCAGACGCGCGCATGGAGCGGGTTGAAGCCCATGCGGTAGACAAGTTCGGCGGGACGCTCGATGTCCCAGATAGCGAGATCGCAGGCCTTGCCGGCCTCCAGCGTGCCGACGCTCGCCAGCCGCCCGATCGCCCGCGCGGCCTCGCGCGTGACGCCGGCCAAGCATTCGTCGACGGTCATCCGGAACAGGGTGGCGGCCATGTTCATCGTCAGCAGCAGGCTGGTCAGGGGCGAGGTGCCGGGGTTGCAGTCGGTGGCCAGGGCCAGCGGCACGCCGGCGGCGCGCAACGCTTCGATCGGCGGCAGCTTGGTCTCGCGCACGAAGTAGAAGGCCCCGGGCAGCAGCACGGCCGTCGTGCCGGCCCTGGCCATCGCCGCGATCCCGGCGTCGTCCAGATGCTCCAGGTGATCGGCCGACAGCGCCCCGAACTCGGCGGCCAGCGCCGCGCCGTTCAGGTTCGACAGCTGCTCGGCGTGCAGCTTGACCGGCAGGCCGTGCTCGCGGGCCGCCTGGAATACCCGGCGGGTCTGGGCGGGCGTGAAACCGACGCCCTCGCAGAAGGCGTCGACCGCGTCGGCCAGGCCCTCAGCGGCGACGGCGGGGATCATCTGGTAGCAGACGTGGTCAATGTAGTCGTCGGGGGCGTCGGCATATTCCGGAGGCAGGGCGTGGGCGCCGAGGAAGGTCGTGGTCACCGACACGCGGCGCACGTCGGCCAGGGCGCGGGCGGCGCGCAGGCTCTTCAGCTCGTCGTCCAGCGACAGGCCGTAACCGGACTTGATCTCGATGGTGGTCAGGCCCTCGGCGATCAGGGCGTCCAGGCGGGGCTGGGCGCTGGCGACGAGGTCGGCCCGCGAGGCGGCGCGGGTGGCCTTCATGGTCGAGACGATGCCGCCGCCGGCCCGGGCGATCGCCTCGTACGAGGCGCCGGCCAGTCGCAGCTCGAACTCGTGGGCGCGGTCTCCGCCGAAGACCAGGTGGGTGTGCGGGTCGATCAGGCCAGGCGTGATCCAACGGCCTTCGCAGTCGAGGGTCTCGCGGGCCTCGAAGGCGGGGGCTTGCGCGGCGGGGCCGGCATAGACGATGCGGCCGTCCAGGCTGGCCACGACGCCGTCCTCGACCACGCCGATTCCGGCCTGGCTGGGCGCGAAAGTGGCCAGGCGGGCCTTGCTCCACACCCGATCGCAGCGCATGGCCTGGGATCTCCCGACGCCGCTCCGGTCTCTTGCCGGCGGCTTCAATATGTATAGACATATTCGCTCGACACGAGGATTGTCCAGTGACCGACGACGCGTTTCCGCCGGAATCCGAACAGGACGACGACGCTCCGATCTACACGCCGCCCGAAGAGGTCACGGCCGCGCCCGAGGTCGCGCCCGAGCCCGAGCGCCCGCTCCAGGTCGAGCCTTCCTCCGGCCCCCAGACCCTGTGGTTCGAGCAGGCCCTGCTGGCCGACGGCTGGGCCAGGGATGTGCGGTTCACCCTCGCTGACGGCATGATCGCCCGCGTCGACACCGATGTCGCCCGCCAGTCCGGCGAGACGGCCCACGGCCCGTGCCTGCCGGGCCTGCCCAACCTGCATAGCCACGCCTTCCAGCGCGCCATGGCCGGCCTCACGGAGACACGCGGCCCGACCGGCGACAGCTTCTGGACCTGGCGCGCGCTGATGTACCGCTTCGTCGACCGGCTGGGTCCCGACGAGGTCCAGGCGATCGCGGCCCTGGCCTATATGGAGATGCTGGAGACCGGCTCGACCCGGGTGGGTGAGTTCCACTACCTGCACCACGACAAGGACGGCGGCGCTTACGCCGACCCCGCCGAGATGGCGGCGCGGATCGCGGCGGCGGCCGGCGAGACGGGCATCGGCCTGACCTTGCTGCCGGTGTTTTACGCCCACGCCGGCTTCGGCGGCGTCGCACCGGGCGAGGGGCAGCGGCGGTTCATCCACGACGTCGACGGCTATGGCCGGCTGATCGAGGCCAGCCGCGCGGCGGTCGCGGGCCTGCCCGACGCGGTGGTCGGGATCGCGCCGCACAGCCTGCGCGCCGTCACGGGCGAGGAACTGACCGCGATCATTCCGTTGGCCGGCGCGGGCCCGATCCACATTCACATCGCCGAGCAGACCCAGGAGGTCGACGACTGCCTGGCCGCCACGGGCGCGAGGCCGGTGCGCTGGCTGATGAACAACGCGCCCGTCGACAAGCGCTGGTGCCTGGTGCACGCTACCCACCTGAACGCCATGGAGACCGAGCGCCTGGCCAAGAGCGGCGCGGTGGCCGGCCTGTGCCCGATCACCGAGGCCAATCTGGGCGACGGCGTCTTCCCGGCCCACGACTATCTGGCGGCCGGCGGCGCGTTCGGGATCGGCTCGGACAGCAATGTGCTGATCGACGCGGCCGAGGAGCTGCGCACCCTGGAATACGCCCAGCGGCTGACGCGGCGGGCCCGCAACGTGCTGGCCAAGGCGCCAGGCGGCTCGACGGGCGGGGAGCTGTTCCGC
The window above is part of the Caulobacter soli genome. Proteins encoded here:
- the hutU gene encoding urocanate hydratase, with product MTRLDNTRVIRPATGTELTAKSWLTEAPLRMLMNNLHPDVAERPEELVVYGGIGRAARDWESYDKIVETLRRLEDDETLLVQSGKPVGVFRTHADAPRVLIANSNLVPRWATWEHFNELDRKGLAMYGQMTAGSWIYIGAQGIVQGTYETFVEMGLQHHGGDLSGKWLLTAGLGGMGGAQPLAAVMAGASCLAIECQPSRIEMRLRTGYLDKATESLDEALAWIEESCRNRTPISVGLLGNAAELLPAMFAAGVRPDLLTDQTSAHDPINGYLPAGWSLDQWATAKEREPETVNRAARAAMAVHVQAMLDFQAAGVPTVDYGNNIRQMALEEGVANAFDFPGFVPAYIRPLFCRGIGPFRWAALSGDPEDIRKTDAKVKALIPDNPHLHHWLDMAAEKIKFQGLPARICWVGLGDRHRLGLAFNEMVASGELKAPVVIGRDHLDSGSVASPNRETEGMMDGSDAVSDWPLLNALLNTASGATWVSLHHGGGVGMGFSQHAGMVIVCDGTEAAAKRIERVLWNDPATGVMRHADAGYEIAKDCAREHGLDLPGIL
- the hutG gene encoding N-formylglutamate deformylase, which gives rise to MSPTDWLSVTRGDAPLVVSIPHAGTIIPSDIEARLVSPWLARKDADWWLGELYAFAADLGATVVRTGVSRTVIDVNRDPSGVSLYPGQATTGLCPVDTFDGEPLYREGQDPDAAEIAGRRIRFFDPYHAALETELDRLVARHGKVVLYDAHSIRSRAPRLFDGELPQFNIGTNSGAACDPALTRAVEAACDGAGLSRVTNGRFKGGWITRHYGQPGQGVHAVQMELACRGYIDEPTVLTPDTWPTPFHAPRAAPLQAALTDVLKACIAFANST
- the hutH gene encoding histidine ammonia-lyase; the encoded protein is MIEVVLNPGEVSLSDWKAVYRGAPARLHENAAPVIAESAAAVERILAKGAPVYGINTGFGKLASVRIGDADLETLQRNIVLSHAAGTGAPSPVPVVRLMMALKLASLAQGASGVKPATTDLLEAMLVKGLTPVVPCQGSVGASGDLAPLSHMAATMIGVGDIFVGGQPLPAVQALANAGLAPLTLGPKEGLALLNGTQFSTANALAALFDTERLFQSALVTGALATEAAKGSDTPFDPRIHVLRRQPGQIETAAALRALMAGSAIRDSHREADERVQDPYCLRCQPQVMGAALDILRQAAVTLATEANGVSDNPLIFPDTDEALSGGNFHAEPVAFAADIIALAVCEIGSIAERRIAMLVDPACSGLPAFLTPKPGLNSGFMIPQVTAAALVSENKQKAYPASVDSIPTSANQEDHVSMAAHGARRLLAMVEAAEAVIGIELLAAVQGCDFHAPLASSAALEAVRGVLRTQVPHLSDDRHFHPDMEAANALVRSGAVIAAASAIALPGVEA
- the hutI gene encoding imidazolonepropionase, whose protein sequence is MRCDRVWSKARLATFAPSQAGIGVVEDGVVASLDGRIVYAGPAAQAPAFEARETLDCEGRWITPGLIDPHTHLVFGGDRAHEFELRLAGASYEAIARAGGGIVSTMKATRAASRADLVASAQPRLDALIAEGLTTIEIKSGYGLSLDDELKSLRAARALADVRRVSVTTTFLGAHALPPEYADAPDDYIDHVCYQMIPAVAAEGLADAVDAFCEGVGFTPAQTRRVFQAAREHGLPVKLHAEQLSNLNGAALAAEFGALSADHLEHLDDAGIAAMARAGTTAVLLPGAFYFVRETKLPPIEALRAAGVPLALATDCNPGTSPLTSLLLTMNMAATLFRMTVDECLAGVTREAARAIGRLASVGTLEAGKACDLAIWDIERPAELVYRMGFNPLHARVWKGL
- a CDS encoding formimidoylglutamate deiminase; this encodes MTDDAFPPESEQDDDAPIYTPPEEVTAAPEVAPEPERPLQVEPSSGPQTLWFEQALLADGWARDVRFTLADGMIARVDTDVARQSGETAHGPCLPGLPNLHSHAFQRAMAGLTETRGPTGDSFWTWRALMYRFVDRLGPDEVQAIAALAYMEMLETGSTRVGEFHYLHHDKDGGAYADPAEMAARIAAAAGETGIGLTLLPVFYAHAGFGGVAPGEGQRRFIHDVDGYGRLIEASRAAVAGLPDAVVGIAPHSLRAVTGEELTAIIPLAGAGPIHIHIAEQTQEVDDCLAATGARPVRWLMNNAPVDKRWCLVHATHLNAMETERLAKSGAVAGLCPITEANLGDGVFPAHDYLAAGGAFGIGSDSNVLIDAAEELRTLEYAQRLTRRARNVLAKAPGGSTGGELFRAAVNGGAQALGVAGGLRRGRPADFLTLDRAHPAMIGRDGDALLDSWVFAGRHGAIDGVWRGGRQVVSGGRHHAREAILARYRTALRSVLA